A region of Prochlorococcus marinus subsp. pastoris str. CCMP1986 DNA encodes the following proteins:
- a CDS encoding metal ABC transporter permease: MDLCFLSTNITSFVADPLSHEFMRKALLMSSLVAAVCGFLSSYLTLKGWALMGDAVSHSVMPGVVVAYALGLPFSLGAFIFGVGSVALIGFVKQKSRVKEDTVIGLVFTGFFALGIVLVSKIKSNIDLHSILFGSPLGISLSDVKQTVFISLLVVILLSVFRKDLILYCFDPRHAKTVGINVLFLHYLLLTCLSLAAVVGLQSVGIVLVVAMLITPGATAYLLTDKFDNMTIISVISAIISSVFGIYFSFWFDLETGGSIVLVQTFIFLFAFLFAPRYGIFKFKKLFSSY, translated from the coding sequence ATGGATCTATGCTTTTTATCTACAAACATAACTTCTTTTGTAGCAGATCCTTTATCTCATGAATTTATGAGAAAAGCTCTATTGATGAGCTCATTAGTAGCAGCTGTTTGTGGATTTTTATCTAGTTATTTAACACTTAAAGGTTGGGCTTTAATGGGAGATGCGGTATCTCACTCTGTAATGCCTGGTGTTGTTGTGGCTTATGCTTTGGGACTTCCTTTCTCGCTTGGGGCTTTCATTTTTGGAGTGGGTTCGGTAGCTTTAATAGGCTTTGTTAAACAAAAATCCAGAGTTAAAGAAGATACCGTAATTGGCTTGGTTTTCACAGGTTTTTTTGCTCTTGGAATAGTTTTAGTTTCAAAGATTAAAAGTAATATTGATCTTCACTCAATTCTTTTTGGTAGCCCTCTAGGGATTTCTCTCTCAGATGTAAAACAGACGGTATTTATTTCTCTATTAGTGGTAATACTATTGTCAGTTTTTAGGAAAGACTTAATACTTTATTGTTTTGATCCAAGACACGCAAAAACAGTAGGAATTAATGTCTTATTTCTTCATTATTTATTACTTACATGTTTGTCTTTAGCGGCTGTAGTTGGATTACAATCTGTTGGAATAGTTCTGGTTGTTGCAATGCTGATTACTCCTGGGGCAACGGCATATTTATTAACAGATAAGTTTGATAATATGACCATCATTTCAGTAATTAGTGCCATCATTTCAAGTGTATTTGGTATTTATTTTAGCTTTTGGTTTGATCTTGAAACTGGCGGCTCAATTGTATTAGTTCAAACGTTTATATTTTTATTTGCTTTTTTATTTGCTCCAAGATACGGGATATTTAAATTTAAAAAATTATTTTCTAGTTATTAG
- a CDS encoding metal ABC transporter ATP-binding protein: MDELNYKNYRIEAENICVDYHGKVALYDANLKLKAGQICGLVGMNGAGKTTFFNALTGFVNISKGKIRINGESLRIAQQDQSIAYVPQSEGIDSQFPVSVWDVVMMGRYGSMNILRSPRESDIQAVKDAIERVDLMELSSTPIGNLSGGQRKRTFLARAIAQRASILLLDEPFAGVDIRTEKLISELFMQFKNEGKTILLSTHDMIHVREFCDLVLLINKTVVAYGETSEVFTPENITSTFGGMSPDVLFGPES; encoded by the coding sequence ATGGATGAACTTAATTATAAAAATTATAGAATTGAGGCAGAAAATATCTGTGTTGATTATCACGGAAAAGTTGCCTTATATGATGCGAATTTAAAATTAAAGGCCGGACAAATTTGTGGATTAGTAGGAATGAATGGTGCGGGGAAAACAACTTTTTTTAATGCCTTAACTGGTTTTGTAAATATCTCAAAAGGTAAAATAAGAATAAATGGTGAGTCTTTAAGAATTGCTCAACAAGATCAGTCAATTGCATATGTTCCTCAAAGTGAAGGAATTGATAGTCAATTTCCAGTAAGTGTGTGGGATGTTGTAATGATGGGTCGATATGGGTCAATGAATATTCTGAGATCGCCAAGAGAATCAGATATTCAAGCTGTTAAGGATGCTATAGAAAGAGTTGATCTTATGGAACTTTCATCTACCCCAATTGGCAATTTATCTGGGGGGCAAAGGAAAAGAACTTTTTTAGCAAGAGCTATTGCACAACGGGCATCAATACTATTACTTGATGAACCCTTCGCGGGAGTTGATATTAGAACTGAGAAACTTATCTCAGAATTATTTATGCAATTTAAAAATGAGGGAAAAACAATTTTGCTATCTACTCATGATATGATTCATGTTCGTGAATTTTGTGATTTAGTTCTTTTAATAAATAAGACAGTTGTTGCATATGGAGAGACTTCGGAAGTATTTACCCCAGAAAATATTACAAGTACTTTTGGAGGGATGTCGCCAGATGTCTTGTTTGGACCTGAATCTTAA